The Castanea sativa cultivar Marrone di Chiusa Pesio chromosome 11, ASM4071231v1 genome contains a region encoding:
- the LOC142616910 gene encoding uncharacterized protein LOC142616910 — protein sequence MSKAEYKKTLCRLALELINLLLEFQNVEATYRVLQPDDQWMCAKCYFKQILCLAWINQSIVTCAVDGSRSLGYLEMQCYRAMLEGKSVDASQALNYCKHMNNYQDRRRKWIFGGLKIKRLSSLTTPSSLNERSLGEAEEELIKNALTVAHAATAAAEEAITTALVDAEIVQFTSTPQHIEEDRRRKWIFGGLKIKRLSSLTTPSSLNERSLGEAEEELIKNALTVAHAATAAAEEAITTALVDAEIVQFTSTPQYNHQCVNELEVFSVIRLQGEAPQCNYQCMREIHEFAATRIQSAFSSLPCEFKEDGKYFITMSINITVSLKCAPTKY from the exons ATGTCCAAAGCTGAATACAAGAAAACACTCTGT AGACTAGCTTTGGAACTGATAAACCTTCTATTGGAATTTCAAAACGTGGAG GCTACATATCGTGTTCTGCAACCCGATGATCAGTGGATGTGCGCAAAATGTTATTTCAAACAAATATTGTGCCTTGCATGGATTAATCAAAGCATTGTCACTTGTGCGGTAGATGGCAG TCGCTCTTTGGGCTATTTGGAAATGCAGTGTTATAGAGCCATGCTTGAAGGAAAGTCTGTCGATGCTTCTCAAGCTCTTAATTACTGCAAGCACATG AACAATTATCAGGATAGGAGAAGGAAATGGATTTTTGGAGGGCTTAAGATCAAAAGGTTATCCTCGCTCACTACACCATCATCATTAAATGAAAGAAGTCTAGGTGAGGCTGAGGAAGAGCTGATCAAGAATGCTCTTACTGTAGCCCATGCCGCCACTGCTGCTGCTGAAGAAGCTATTACAACTGCTCTTGTTGATGCTGAGATTGTCCAGTTCACCAGCACCCCTCAACATATTGAAGAG GATAGGAGAAGGAAATGGATTTTTGGAGGGCTTAAGATCAAAAGGTTATCCTCGCTCACTACACCATCATCATTAAATGAAAGAAGTCTAGGTGAGGCTGAGGAAGAGCTGATCAAGAATGCTCTTACTGTAGCCCATGCCGCCACTGCTGCTGCTGAAGAAGCTATTACAACTGCTCTTGTTGATGCTGAGATTGTCCAGTTCACCAGCACCCCTCAATATAACCATCAATGTGTAAATGAATTGGAAGTGTTTTCAGTCATTAGACTTCAAGGTGAAGCCCCTCAGTGCAACTATCAATGCATGAGAGAAATCCATGAATTTGCTGCCACCAGAATTCAGTCTGCCTTTAGCAGTTTACCTTGTGAGTTTAAAGAAG ATGGCAAGTATTTTATAACCATGTCCATTAATATCACTGTTTCCTTAAAATGTGCACCCACCAAATATTAG
- the LOC142615033 gene encoding putative disease resistance RPP13-like protein 1 yields the protein MSVIGEAALSAFFGKLFDNLTSDDLLKFFQQEKVDADLKRWRTTLMKIHAVLDDAEEKQMTNRLVKIWLGELEDLAYDVDDILDEFASEALGRELNPEPKSKFLKIYDAWVGSNRSFGTLMWSKIKEIDTRLQEIVTQKNNLELRENAGLGRIGATRSRVPTTSLVNEAYTHGREEDKKAIVKLLLSGESSNAPLSAIPILGMGGMGKTTLAQLVYNDIEVSNYFNVKAWGCVADDFDIVRVTREILQSVTFESCNDNNLDLLQLKLKDKLSGKKFLLILDDVRNENYNDWTRLRCPFEFGAPGSKIIITTRNDRVSSTMGTTQAYQLKELSDEACLIVFIQNALETTNFSAYPELQEFGPKILERCQGLPLAAKALGGLLRTIHCDEWKNVLNNKIWDMSEENSDVLPTLRLSYLYLPSHLKRCFAYCSLFPKDYEFEEQELVLLWMAEGLVQESEKHKPMEDLGVEYFRDLYKRSLFQQSSRNKSLFVMHDLINDLAQWAAGQLCYWLEDKSGGNMQPKISIKVCHFSYAHCDCDGIAKFKGLTKGMRLRTFLPLPTMNSSYLTNYVLSCLLPQFRCLRVLSLSGYKIFELPSSIGDLKHLRYLDLSDTWIRSLPESTSSLYNLQTLILKYCSCLTKLPEKIGNLVNLRHLDIEGANLIKEMPVGIKELKNLQTLSNFVVGKDTASKIGDLMNLESLKGTLCISHLENVLDVEDARRANLLGKKNLNVLVMKWESELDQRASLDILDMLQPSTTLKEISIDGYVGAKFPTWFGHPSFSNMVLLRIERCRKCTSLPAIGQLPLLRDLVLVGLSAVQTVGLEFYGKDCPKPFPSLESLCFKDMQEWKDWIPCKVEYEEFPCLRELSISQCPKLQGKLPHHVPLLEKFSVNGCEQLDILIPNFPNLHTLEIKGCKGVVSRSTDELCFPKSTILSIPYVKSLTEEFMHGLAKVENLTIDNCKELTSLWQDELKSLITLNIIDCSSLVNISLTSTLRTLNIEDCSGLKSLSISNCTCLEKASIERCDSLTLISRGQLPQNLKTLNISYCKNLQFLADEGEASSNSSSLLEDLVIEGCPSLKCLSSSGDLPTTLKRLHIWSCRELTSLSSKNKLPTALKYLTVWNCRKMESIANNLPNNASLEYLEITSCAKLKSLPLGLHKLCHLNKIDIWNCPSFVSFPDGGLLPTSLRKLSIQSCEKLEAWPNCMLNLNSLLIFNCPSIIYFPEEGYPTSLTSLTFGGENICKQVTVWGLHRLTSLTSLVIYDGIPDWQSFPDEQDGKLTMTLPSSLTQLSIWRIPNIVILSSLGFQNLSALEKLYIGYCPKLATLPEKDLPPSLLQLYIYECPLLKQQCKKGRREWSKIANVPCVEIERRSVYELEEEQQ from the coding sequence ATGTCTGTAATTGGAGAGGCTGCTTTATCTGCTTTCTTTGGGAAGCTGTTTGACAACTTAACTTCCGATGATTTGCTGAAGTTCTTTCAGCAAGAGAAAGTTGATGCTGACCTCAAGAGGTGGAGGACAACGTTGATGAAGATCCATGCAGTTCTGGATGACGCTGAAGAGAAGCAGATGACAAACAGGCTCGTGAAGATCTGGTTGGGTGAGCTGGAAGACTTGGCCTATGATGTGGACGACATCTTGGACGAGTTTGCTTCTGAAGCTTTGGGACGTGAGTTGAACCCAGAACCCAAAAGTAAGTTTCTGAAGATCTATGATGCTTGGGTTGGTTCGAATCGATCTTTTGGTACGTTGATGTGGTCCAAGATTAAAGAAATCGATACAAGGTTGCAAGAAATTGTGACACAGAAGAATAATCTGGAATTGAGAGAAAATGCAGGCCTGGGAAGAATTGGAGCAACAAGATCAAGGGTGCCCACGACTTCTTTGGTGAATGAAGCTTATACTCATGGcagagaagaagataaaaaggcTATTGTCAAGTTATTGTTGAGTGGTGAATCGAGTAATGCTCCACTCTCTGCGATTCCCATACTTGGTATGGGGGGAATGGGCAAAACAACTCTTGCCCAACTAGTCTATAATGACATTGAGGTGAGCAATTATTTTAACGTGAAAGCATGGGGTTGTGTTGCTGACGATTTTGACATTGTAAGGGTGACAAGAGAAATTCTACAATCTGTCACTTTTGAATCCTGCAACGATAATAATTTAGATTTACTACAACTCAAATTGAAGGACAAATTATCTGGAAAAAAGTTCTTGCTCATTTTGGATGACGTAAGGAATGAAAACTATAATGATTGGACTAGACTACGTTGTCCTTTTGAATTTGGGGCTCCAGGAAGCAAGATTATCATCACAACTCGGAATGATCGTGTTTCATCAACAATGGGCACTACTCAAGCTTACCAGTTGAAAGAGTTGTCAGATGAAGCTTGCTTGATTGTATTTATCCAAAACGCATTGGAGACTACAAATTTTAGTGCATATCCAGAGCTTCAAGAATTTGGTCCTAAAATTTTGGAAAGGTGTCAAGGATTGCCTTTGGCAGCAAAAGCTCTTGGAGGCCTGTTACGTACTATACATTGTGATGAGTGGAAAAATGTGCTCAATAACAAGATATGGGATATGTCAGAAGAAAATAGTGATGTTTTACCAACCCTTAGATTGAGCTATCTATATCTCCCCTCACATTTAAAAAGATGTTTTGCTTATTGTTCACTATTCccaaaagattatgaatttgaGGAACAAGAACTAGTCTTGTTATGGATGGCGGAAGGTTTGGTTCAAGAATCAGAAAAGCATAAGCCAATGGAAGATCTTGGTGTTGAGTATTTTCGTGATTTATATAAGCGATCACTTTTTCAACAATCAAGTAGGAATAAATCACTCTTTGTCATGCATGACTTAATCAATGATTTAGCTCAATGGGCAGCGGGACAGTTGTGCTATTGGTTGGAAGATAAATCAGGTGGAAATATGCAACCCAAGATTTCTATAAAGGTATGTCATTTCTCCTACGCTCATTGTGACTGTGATGGCATCGCAAAATTTAAAGGCTTGACAAAAGGTATGCGTTTACGAACCTTCCTACCGCTACCAACAATGAACTCGAGCTACTTAACAAATTATGTGCTTAGTTGTTTGTTGCCACAGTTTAGATGTTTAAGGGTATTATCTTTATCTGGATATAAAATTTTTGAGTTACCAAGTTCAATCGGTGATTTGAAACATCTAAGATACCTCGACCTTTCTGACACTTGGATTAGAAGTTTACCAGAATCAACAAGTTCTTTATACAATTTGCAAACATTGATATTGAAATATTGTTCCTGTCTCACAAAGTTACCGGAGAAAATTGGAAATCTAGTCAATCTTCGGCATCTTGATATTGAAGGGGCCAATTTAATCAAAGAGATGCCCGTGggaataaaagaattaaaaaaccTACAAACATTGTCTAATTTTGTTGTGGGGAAAGATACTGCATCAAAGATAGGAGACTTGATGAACTTGGAGTCTCTTAAGGGAACACTTTGCATTTCACATTTGGAGAATGTGCTTGATGTTGAGGATGCAAGAAGGGCCAACTTACTTGGTAAGAAGAATTTAAATGTATTAGTGATGAAATGGGAGTCTGAGCTTGATCAAAGAGCTAGTCTAGATATTCTTGACATGCTACAACCTTCAACAACGTTGAAAGAAATTTCAATTGATGGCTATGTTGGTGCAAAATTCCCAACTTGGTTTGGACATCCATCATTTTCTAATATGGTTCTCCTAAGGATTGAGAGGTGCAGAAAATGTACATCTTTACCTGCAATTGGACAATTACCATTGTTGAGAGACCTTGTCCTTGTAGGATTGTCTGCAGTGCAAACCGTTGGTCTTGAGTTTTATGGGAAAGATTGCCCAAAACCTTTTCCATCCTTAGAGTCACTTTGCTTTAAGGATATGCAAGAATGGAAAGATTGGATTCCATGCAAAGTTGAGTACGAAGAATTCCCTTGCTTGCGTGAGCTTTCTATTTCTCAATGCCCTAAATTGCAAGGAAAATTGCCTCACCATGTTCCATTACTGGAAAAATTTTCTGTTAATGGATGTGAGCAATTGGACATTTTAATTCCAAACTTCCCAAATCTTCATACATTAGAAATTAAGGGATGTAAAGGGGTGGTGAGCAGAAGTACAGATGAGTTATGCTTTCCAAAGTCAACTATTCTTTCTATTCCATATGTGAAAAGCTTGACCGAGGAGTTCATGCATGGGTTAGCTAAGGTAGAAAATCTTACGATAGATAATTGTAAGGAGCTAACATCTTTGTGGCAGGATGAACTCAAATCCCTTATAACGTTGAATATAATAGATTGCTCAAGCCTTGTCAACATCAGCTTGACATCTACTTTAAGGACACTAAATATTGAGGATTGTAGTGGTTTGAAATCCTTGTCAATCTCTAATTGTACATGTTTGGAAAAGGCAAGCATTGAGAGATGTGATTCTTTGACGTTGATTTCGAGAGGTCAGTTgcctcaaaatttgaaaacgCTAAATATAAGTTATTGTAAGAATTTGCAGTTTTTGGCAGATGAGGGAGAGGCTTCTTctaattcttcttctcttcttgagGACTTGGTTATTGAGGGCTGTCCATCTCTAAAATGCTTATCATCAAGTGGCGACCTACCTACCACGCTTAAACGCCTTCATATTTGGTCATGCAGAGAGCTCACATCCTTATCATCAAAAAACAAGTTACCTACAGCTCTTAAATACCTTACTGTATGGAATTGTCGAAAGATGGAGTCAATAGCGAACAACTTACCCAACAATGCGTCTCTTGAATATCTTGAAATCACAAGTTGTGCAAAGTTGAAATCCTTACCGCTGGGCCTACACAAACTCTGCCACCTCAATAAGATCGACATATGGAACTGCCCTAGTTTTGTTTCCTTCCCAGATGGAGGGTTACTCCCCACCAGCTTGAGAAAGCTTTCGATCCAATCCTGTGAGAAACTGGAGGCCTGGCCCAACTGCATGCTGAACCTCAATTCTCTTCTTATCTTCAATTGTCCAAGCATCATATACTTTCCAGAAGAGGGTTACCCCACCAGTCTAACATCACTCACATTTGGCGGGGAGAATATCTGTAAGCAAGTAACTGTGTGGGGATTGCACAGACTAACCTCTCTTACATCACTCGTTATTTATGATGGAATTCCAGATTGGCAGTCGTTTCCAGATGAGCAAGATGGGAAGCTGACAATGACACTTCCTTCCTCTCTTACCCAGCTATCGATTTGGAGGATTCCAAATATAGTAATTCTATCTTCTTTGGGCTTTCAAAATCTCTCTGCTCTTGAAAAATTGTACATCGGATATTGCCCTAAACTCGCAACCCTCCCAGAGAAGGACCTACCTCCCTCGCTTCTGCAACTTTATATTTACGAGTGTCCATTGCTGAAACAACAATGCAAGAAAGGTAGGCGAGAGTGGTCCAAGATAGCCAACGTCCCTTGCGTTGAGATTGAACGGAGGTCTGTCTATGAGCTGGAGGAGGAgcagcaataa